The stretch of DNA TCGGAGGAGATGATCACCGCGATGAACGTGTTCCCGAAGGAGATCGCCGTGTACACAGATATTTTGCCTGCCTTCGAGCGACTCTACCGGGACGCGGGTGTCGAGGTGGCGTTCGGTCCGAGGTGTGTGAAGCACTGTGCCCAGCCGACGGACATTATTGTCATGGAAGATCTGAAGGATCACGATTTTCGCATGGCAAACCGGCGCAACGGTCTTGATATGGATCACTGCCAAACGTTGCTACGGCGCTTAGCGCAGTTTCACGCGGCATCGGCCGTGTATTACGAACGGAACGGTCCCTACGATAAGAAGTTTGCGGAAGGCGTGTACAGCGAAAAGAACCGCGACATGTTCGAACAGTTTCAAAGACAGCACGATGCCTTCATGCAGAAGATAATGCGCGAGTGGCCCAACAATGGCAACTTCTACGCGGACCTCATGGTGAGTATGAGCGGAAAGATTCGAAACGTTTATTCGAAGAGATCTATTGGGTTCAATGTTCCATGTCGCTTGCAGAAACACTGGGGAATGGACATGTTCGACGCACTGCTGCGTATCATAAAACCGCATCCCGATAAGTTCAACGTCTTGAATCACGGGGACCTGTGGTGCAACAATATGATGTTCCAGTACAATGGCGACGAGAAGATAAACGAAATCATGCTCGTAAGTGCCTTCCAAGTCAGAGCGATCACTTCGGTAGGACTAACGGTTACGAACTGATTTCAGGTCGACTTCCAAATGTGCATGTGGAGCTCGCCCGTGATTGATCTTAACTACTTCCTATTCTCGTCGGTACGCGGAGACTTGAGGATGCGCGAGATGAACAATTTGATTTGCTACTACTACCAGCACTTGACCGAAAACTTGACCCTACTCGGCTACGGCGGCGTGCGACCTTCGCTGAAAGATCTTCACGTGGACTTTATTGAACGGCAATTGTATGGATTTGCAACAACCTTCTCGCTCCTCCCGATTTGTTTGATGGAGAAAACGGATGACGCTTCAATCGATTTGATGCTTGATCAAGGGGAAGCCGGTAACGAGTTTAAGCGAAAGATGTAC from Anopheles bellator unplaced genomic scaffold, idAnoBellAS_SP24_06.2 scaffold02463_ctg1, whole genome shotgun sequence encodes:
- the LOC131214790 gene encoding uncharacterized protein LOC131214790, with the protein product MITAMNVFPKEIAVYTDILPAFERLYRDAGVEVAFGPRCVKHCAQPTDIIVMEDLKDHDFRMANRRNGLDMDHCQTLLRRLAQFHAASAVYYERNGPYDKKFAEGVYSEKNRDMFEQFQRQHDAFMQKIMREWPNNGNFYADLMKHWGMDMFDALLRIIKPHPDKFNVLNHGDLWCNNMMFQYNGDEKINEIMLVDFQMCMWSSPVIDLNYFLFSSVRGDLRMREMNNLICYYYQHLTENLTLLGYGGVRPSLKDLHVDFIERQLYGFATTFSLLPICLMEKTDDASIDLMLDQGEAGNEFKRKMYNGAAYVEQMGSLLEYFYDMGIFDINGLGVQRALDVECDISLDLPMWLDRQFFEDVIIRKLGEAPANERIIRSVHVELATKKGDNYASVLYRAKID